In the genome of Metabacillus litoralis, the window GACCACCCCCCGCAAGAAATCGTACTCCACCGGTCTTCATAAGCCAAATGAAGACCACCCCCCGCAAGAAATCGCACTCCACCGGTCTTCATAAGCGGAATGAAGACCACCCCCCGCAAGAAATCGCACTCCACCGGTCTTCATAAGTCGAATGAAGACCACCCCCCGCAAGAAATCGCGCCTCACCGGTCTTCATAAGCGGAATGAAGACCACCCCCCAGTCAAGGAATCGCACTCCACCGGTCTTCATAAGTCAAATGAAGACCACCCCCCGCAAGAAATCGCGCGCCACCGGTCATCATAGCCCGAATGAAGACCACCCCCCGCAAAGAATCGTGCGCCACCGGTCATCATAGCCCGAATGAAGACCACCCCCCGCAAAGAATCGCGCGCCACCGGTCATCATAGCCCGAATGAAGACCACCCCCTGCAAGAAATCGCGCGCCACCGGTCTTCATAACCCGAATGAAGTCCACCTCCCACCAAAACCCCAGTTAGAATAGAAGTTTCTACACAAATAAAAACCGTCCCCACAGCCAACTCCCCTACTCAAAATATCTACTTAGGGCAAGCTATACCTACACACTATTCCTTAAGAGGTGACAAACATGACAATTGTACGGTTAGGGTATGTGGCAATGAGTATGAACTTACAAAACTGCTCACCCTCTCAAACCATGACTTTTACACAGTTTCAAAAAATTAAGGACAGGGAAGCTGCGATAGAGAAGTTAGAAAAGATAGCTCAATCAAATATTCAAAACTGTTTAAGGTTGCTAAAGCATAATGTGGCACACGATATTCATTTTTTTCGTTTTAGCTCAAAGTTGATTCCTTTGGCTAATCATGAAGAACTTCGAGATTGGAAATACATGAGCAATTTAGATGAATCCTTAGCTGAAATAGGGGAGTATCTTAAAAAACATCCTATGCGTGTTGGCTTTCATCCCGATCATTTTGTTGTATTGAATTCTACTCAAAAAGAAATTATGAAAATGTCTTTAAAGACTTTACATATGCATGAGATGCTATTAAAAGGAATGGGGATAGATCCTGAGCATCGATGTGTGATTCATATTGGTGGAGCATATGATGACAAGTTAAAATCACTCGAGCAATTTATTCATAATTGGGGTTTGATTCCACTATCATTACAAAGAATGCTTATCTTTGAAAATGATGATACTACCTTTGACTTAAGTGATGCTCTTTATTTATGTGAAAAGCTTGGTGTTCCACAGGTGTTTGACTACCACCATCATTTAGCTTTCCATGAGGATCCTGATTGGGAACAGCATTGGGACCGTATTGTTGGAACTTGGAAGGAATCTACCCTTCCTATAAAAATGCATATCTCAAGCCCTAAAAATGAGAAGGACTTTCGAGCACATGCAGATTATATTGATCCAAACATGTTCCTAACGTTTTTACACACTGTAAAAGGAAGCATTGATCAAATTGATTGCATGATTGAAGCAAAGCAAAAGGATAATGCCCTTTTTCAGTTAGTGTCCGATTTGAAGTCTCATTCAGAAATTGAATGGATTGATCAATCATCCTTTAAGATAAAATAAAGGAATTATTTACATGGTGGTAACAAATAGAAAGATCCCATTATGCTATAATAAATGGGATTATTTTCATTTAGAAAATACTAGAGAACAAGTGTTGGAACGGCCTGCTTTCCACAAGCAAGTACGTAATTTTCATTATAATTTTTAAAAAGGGAGAGAGAGGGTTGAGAGAACAGCCGAAAAATCAAATTAGTAAAAAGGCATTAACAGCTTGGAAGATGGGTGCTTTAATTAGTGCAGGTTTTTGGTTACTCATTGTAGTCGCCATTGGAGTAGGTATTTATTTTCTGGAATTATCGTATTGGTTCCTAGGATTAGCTGCAGCTGTTTGGGTGGTTTATACAATCATCAGTGTTTTGGTCATCCCGAGGGTAAGGCACCGTGTTTGGAGATATGAGGTTCATGAACATGAAATTGATTTGCAGTTTGGACTTTTTGTAATAAAAAGAGTATTAATCCCGATGGTGAGGGTTCAGCATGTTGATACTCACCAAGGTCCTTTGTTACGGAGATATAAATTAGCTTCAATCGAAATTTCTACCGCTGCAACTAAGCATGAGATACCAGCATTAGATTTAGAAGAAGCAGATCTTATGCGGGATCATATCTCAAAGTTGGCGAGGGTGACAGACGATGATGTTTGAGCCTAAAAGAATTCACCCAGTAGGGATGATTTTAAGCTTTGCAAGAATGATAAAGTCATATATAATTCCTGCAATTGTTTTCTTCTTTGTTGGTAGTAATGATCGGTTTGATCTTTATTTTATCATTGGTGGATGCTGTTTAGCCCTTCTTATTGTTGTAACAAGTATATTGGAGTGGTGGAAGTTTACATATTGGTTTGAAGATGGTGAATTGAGAATCAAGCACGGAATTTTTGTGACAAAGAAAAGGTACATTCCGATTGAACGAATTCAAACGATTAATATTAGTGCGGGGATTGTTCAACAACTGTTCCGACTTGTAAAGGTCCAGGTTGAAACTGCTGGAACTGGAATAGAAGCTGAAGCTGTTTTATCTGCCATAAAAAAACAAGATGCCGACCGAATTCAAGAAGTGTTAGCGGAGTATAAGCAGGAAATAAAAAAACCTTCTCTAATAGAAGAAGATCAAACAATTCCACAAGAGCAGACTGTTTATAAAATGAAAATGAAAGATCTTTTAGTTGCTGCATCTACGTCGAGTGGAATAGGAGTAATTATTTCAGCAGTTGCTGCTTTTGTATCGCAATTCGATGAATTGATCTCGTTTGAGGAAATTTTTGAGCGATTTGAATTTCTTACACATGCAAGTATTACTTTGTATGCCATTTTAGTATTTATTGGTTTTTTTATTGCTTGGATCTTAAGTATTATTGGTGTGTTATTAAAATATGCGTACTTTACAGTTGTTAAAGAGGAAGATGAAATTAGGATTTCCAGAGGGATCTTTGAAAAAAGCCAAGTATCCATTCCGTTAAAACGAATTCAAGCAATTAAAATTGTGCAAAACCCGCTAAGGCAACTGCTTGGCTATAAAACCGTTTATATAGAAAGTGCAGGAGGTAGTGCAGTTGATGAGGGCACTTCCACAATTCTATTTCCGGTTGTCTCTAAGCACGAAGTTTCAATGTTAATGGAACAGTTTGTACCATTATTTAAACAAAATAGCCGGTTGCACCGTTTACCTATAAGATCAAAGAAAAGGTATATGATAAGGAAAGTGCTACCTGCAATTGCATTAATACTTCCGCTTATTTATTTTTTTCAACCATGGGGATATACTTCACTTATTCTCATTCCAATTTGTTTAGTGTGGGGGTACTATTCATATAAAGATGCAGGCTGGAATATAGAAGGTGATCAGATGCAGTTAGCATTTCGAAGGGTGTCTAAAACAGATATTCTAGTTTATCGAAATCGTCTGCAGTCTGTGAAAACGAAAACCTCCTATTTCCAAAAGAAATATTCACTCCAAACATTTGAGTGTACGATAAAAACCGGACTGGTTGGAAACAGCTTTCCCGTCAAAGATATGGATGATCGGGATACGGACAAAATCATTTCTTGGTATTCTTATGAAACAGGAAAATAAACAGACACAGCCATATAGCGGCTGTGTCTGTTTTTTACGCTAATCTAAAATCTAAAAAACAATCCAATTAAAATTAGGATGCCGAAAATAATCCAAAAGAGTGTTCTGAGGTTTAAAGAAAAAACATTTGTCTTCCGAGCTGTGTTAGGTGTGTGAAAAGATTGATAAGAATAATGTCTTGGTTTTTTTATTAAAATAGGTGAAAGTAAAAACCCGCCTATCATCCCAAAAATGTGCGCGACAACATTTATATTTGTATTGATAAAAGTCATAATAAGACCGATGACTAAAATACTAATAATAATTTGAGTGTTTGCTTGATCAATGATTCCTTTTCTGAAATACACCATAAATAAGTAAGCTCCAAATAAACCGAAAATAGCACCAGAAGCCCCGATATGAGAATATTGAAGGGGCTCAATGATATAGGTCGCAACACTTGCAATAACTCCGGCACCTACATATAAAAGAATAAACTTGGCTTTCCCAATCATCTTCTCAAGGGCAGGTGCAAATAAAATAAGTGAGATTGTATTAAAAAACAAATGGCCAAATCCAATATGAAGAAAGATTGGTGTAATTAGTCGCCAATACTCTCCATTTGCAATTCCCGCGTTAAAGCCATCTAATAATCCCAATAATATTTGTAACTGAGGAATTGGCACCTGAAAGAGAACCCAAAATAAGATGTGAATGCCAACAATAATGGAAACAATAGGATATAATTGTAAAAAGGTGCGGAAATTCTCTGTTCTAGTAAACATAAATGTCCTCCTTTGGATCATTTCTGATATGTTGTTTTAATCATTAGTGTTCAAGTATGCTTTTATACTAACACGAATATGTACGAGTTCTAGGAAATAGTACTATTAAGGCTTGGAAGGTGTTGTTATACATATGATTACAGGAATTGGTTTAGATATCATTGAATTGGATCGCATTAGAAGAATTGTTGATCGTCAGCCAGGTTTTATTAAGCGAATATTAACAATGAAAGAAATTGAGAAGTTTGCTACTTTATCTAGGGAAAGAAAAGTAGAGTTTTTAGCTGGACGTTTTGCTGTAAAGGAAGCATATTCAAAAGCGTTAGGGACGGGAATTGGGGAAGAGATTGGATTTCAAGACATTGAAATAACAAATGATGATAAAGGAAAGCCGAGTATTGAAATTCTAAAGGATACAGCCCGGGATTCTGTTGTTCATGTATCAATTACACATTCAAGACAATATGCTGCTGCTCAAGTAATAATAGAAGGTAAATAAAAGACCCTATGCTTTTTGAATAATTTTATAGCTAGTCTGCATATTCGGAAAGTTTGTCTCATATATTTGGTAATGCGATAGGGAAGACAAGTTGTTTTTAAGAATCCATCTTTCAGCGTTCTCGGATTTAACGGAGTCTAGTAGTTGAATGAGATGAGATCTAGCAAAACATTTCTTCCTTTTTAACGTTATATGAGGCAAAGGGGTTGAAAAAGTTGAAAAAAAGCTTTGTGTTATTATTAGTAGGGCTTTTAACAGTACTTGTTCTAGCGGGATGTGGTGAAAAATCACAGGCAGATGTAGTTCAGGCGTTAGAAAAGAAGATTGATGAAATGTCAGGGTATAAGGCAAAAGGAAAGATGACACTTCAAACAGGTAGTGATCCACAGGAATATGAAATTGAAATTTGGCATAAAAATCCTTCTTACTACCGAGTAAATCTTAAGAATTCGCAGAAAGAACAAAGTCAAATGATCTTGCGTAATGACGAAGGGGTATTTGTATTAACTCCAGCACTAAATAAAAGCTTCCGTTTCCAAAGTGACTGGCCACAAAATAGCAGTCAGGCATATTTATATGAATCTTTAGTAAGTGATATTTTGAAAGATGCTGAAGCGAAGTTTTCTGCTGCTGAAGATAAGTATGTTTTTGAAACGAAAACAAATTATCAAAACAATAAAATGCTACCTGCACAAGAAATTACATTTAACAAGAAAGATTTAACTCCAACAATGGTCAAGGTGATGGATACAGACCGAAATCCACTTGTTGTTGTAGAATTCTCAAGCTTTGAATTTAATGCATCTTTTGATGAAAATTCATTTGATGTAGAGAAAAATATGTCAAGTGCTCAAATTGAAGTTCCAACAATGGCTACTGGTGACCGCGAACCATTCGCTGTTAAGTATCCTTTAGAACAACCAAACGGTGTGAAACTACTTGAGGAATCAGAAGTTGAAACTGAAAGTGGTAAACGTGTTATTTTATCATTCGGTGGAGAAAAGTCATTTACGCTTATTCAAGAAACAGCTGAAATTGCAACACCTGCATCTGCTTCTACATCAACATACGTAGATGGTTATCCGGCGGATTTAGGCTTCACAATTGGTGCTATGTCAGAATCTACATTAACATGGTCACATGATGGAGTAGATTATATGTTAGCATCTGAAGATTTAACAGAAGATGAGATGTTAATGGTTGCTAAATCTGTACAAGGGCAAACAGCCAAATAATCCTTTTCGGGTGGGGAATCCACCCGATTTTTTTATCATTCTCCACATTGTGAAACTTGCCCAACTTAGGCAAGATTTTTATATGTTCCAGGAGTTACTCCTAATTTCCAAGGTTA includes:
- the uvsE gene encoding UV DNA damage repair endonuclease UvsE, with amino-acid sequence MTIVRLGYVAMSMNLQNCSPSQTMTFTQFQKIKDREAAIEKLEKIAQSNIQNCLRLLKHNVAHDIHFFRFSSKLIPLANHEELRDWKYMSNLDESLAEIGEYLKKHPMRVGFHPDHFVVLNSTQKEIMKMSLKTLHMHEMLLKGMGIDPEHRCVIHIGGAYDDKLKSLEQFIHNWGLIPLSLQRMLIFENDDTTFDLSDALYLCEKLGVPQVFDYHHHLAFHEDPDWEQHWDRIVGTWKESTLPIKMHISSPKNEKDFRAHADYIDPNMFLTFLHTVKGSIDQIDCMIEAKQKDNALFQLVSDLKSHSEIEWIDQSSFKIK
- a CDS encoding PH domain-containing protein, giving the protein MREQPKNQISKKALTAWKMGALISAGFWLLIVVAIGVGIYFLELSYWFLGLAAAVWVVYTIISVLVIPRVRHRVWRYEVHEHEIDLQFGLFVIKRVLIPMVRVQHVDTHQGPLLRRYKLASIEISTAATKHEIPALDLEEADLMRDHISKLARVTDDDV
- a CDS encoding PH domain-containing protein: MMFEPKRIHPVGMILSFARMIKSYIIPAIVFFFVGSNDRFDLYFIIGGCCLALLIVVTSILEWWKFTYWFEDGELRIKHGIFVTKKRYIPIERIQTINISAGIVQQLFRLVKVQVETAGTGIEAEAVLSAIKKQDADRIQEVLAEYKQEIKKPSLIEEDQTIPQEQTVYKMKMKDLLVAASTSSGIGVIISAVAAFVSQFDELISFEEIFERFEFLTHASITLYAILVFIGFFIAWILSIIGVLLKYAYFTVVKEEDEIRISRGIFEKSQVSIPLKRIQAIKIVQNPLRQLLGYKTVYIESAGGSAVDEGTSTILFPVVSKHEVSMLMEQFVPLFKQNSRLHRLPIRSKKRYMIRKVLPAIALILPLIYFFQPWGYTSLILIPICLVWGYYSYKDAGWNIEGDQMQLAFRRVSKTDILVYRNRLQSVKTKTSYFQKKYSLQTFECTIKTGLVGNSFPVKDMDDRDTDKIISWYSYETGK
- the acpS gene encoding holo-ACP synthase, whose translation is MITGIGLDIIELDRIRRIVDRQPGFIKRILTMKEIEKFATLSRERKVEFLAGRFAVKEAYSKALGTGIGEEIGFQDIEITNDDKGKPSIEILKDTARDSVVHVSITHSRQYAAAQVIIEGK
- a CDS encoding LolA family protein; protein product: MKKSFVLLLVGLLTVLVLAGCGEKSQADVVQALEKKIDEMSGYKAKGKMTLQTGSDPQEYEIEIWHKNPSYYRVNLKNSQKEQSQMILRNDEGVFVLTPALNKSFRFQSDWPQNSSQAYLYESLVSDILKDAEAKFSAAEDKYVFETKTNYQNNKMLPAQEITFNKKDLTPTMVKVMDTDRNPLVVVEFSSFEFNASFDENSFDVEKNMSSAQIEVPTMATGDREPFAVKYPLEQPNGVKLLEESEVETESGKRVILSFGGEKSFTLIQETAEIATPASASTSTYVDGYPADLGFTIGAMSESTLTWSHDGVDYMLASEDLTEDEMLMVAKSVQGQTAK